In a genomic window of Borrelia sp. A-FGy1:
- a CDS encoding BMP family protein, translated as MARILFLILFMICFSCSGIKNTFKPYKISMLIDGRFDDKSFNENAWMAIKELEKDLGIEAVGKKSTSDSYINDIKELKDDGASLIWLIGYKFSNIAINAASETPEIKYAIIDPIYENDITSPVNLTSITFRTEEGAFLVGYIAAKTSKTGKIGFMGGIKNETIDSFRFGYEAGARYANQNINIKSDYLSNFNDFEAGRNMAKQMYDDGIDIIYHAAGSSGLAAIEVAEELGEGHYIIGSDQDQSYLAPDNILTSSIKDIKSIIYNLSANYINKNIFEGGGKRLSYGLKEGFINFVKNPKMIPLSLEKEIDEVSEKIINEEITVPYNEKTYRQFTYKHF; from the coding sequence ATGGCAAGAATTTTATTCTTAATATTATTTATGATTTGTTTTTCATGTTCTGGAATTAAAAATACATTCAAGCCTTATAAAATATCTATGCTAATTGATGGACGCTTTGATGATAAATCCTTCAATGAAAATGCCTGGATGGCAATAAAAGAGTTGGAAAAGGATTTAGGAATAGAAGCAGTGGGCAAAAAGTCTACTAGTGATTCCTATATAAATGATATTAAAGAGTTAAAAGATGACGGAGCTAGTTTAATTTGGTTAATTGGATATAAATTTAGCAACATTGCAATTAATGCTGCATCAGAAACACCAGAGATAAAATATGCAATTATTGATCCTATTTATGAAAATGATATAACTTCCCCTGTAAACTTGACATCAATAACTTTTAGAACAGAAGAAGGAGCCTTTTTAGTAGGATATATTGCAGCAAAAACTTCTAAGACAGGGAAAATAGGCTTTATGGGTGGAATTAAGAACGAAACAATTGACTCATTTAGATTTGGATACGAAGCTGGTGCTAGATACGCTAATCAAAACATAAATATTAAGAGTGATTATTTAAGTAATTTTAATGATTTTGAAGCTGGAAGAAACATGGCAAAGCAAATGTATGATGATGGCATTGATATTATTTATCATGCAGCAGGTTCAAGTGGTCTTGCAGCCATTGAAGTTGCAGAAGAACTAGGAGAAGGTCATTATATAATAGGATCTGATCAAGACCAATCATATCTTGCTCCTGATAATATATTGACATCTTCAATCAAAGATATTAAAAGCATTATATATAATCTTTCTGCTAATTACATAAATAAAAATATCTTTGAAGGGGGGGGCAAGAGATTAAGCTATGGACTTAAAGAAGGATTTATAAATTTTGTTAAAAATCCTAAAATGATACCTTTATCCTTAGAAAAGGAAATTGATGAAGTTTCTGAAAAAATAATTAACGAAGAAATTACTGTTCCCTATAACGAAAAAACTTATAGACAATTCACATACAAACACTTTTAA
- a CDS encoding NCS2 family permease, translated as MKETLLFQFKNNTINYKQEIYAGITTFLSMAYIIAVNPAILSNTGMPSGALVTATCFISAFSTILMGVYANTPLALSCGMGLNAFFAFSIVIGMNIPWQVALSAVFIEGILFIILSLTKIKESIINSIPMNLKYATSVGIGLFIAFIGFVNSGIIIKNEVTLIGLGQFNNIKVYITFIGLFSIIFLAHYKIRGSILYSIIITTAIAWSYALFYEERAKAEGIYLPDGVLRYESITPIFNKLDFSYITKDKIWSFVFIVLILLFNDLFDTVGTIIGVAKEGNMLDDKGTIHNAGKILLVDAISTTAGALLGVSTVTTYIESSTGIAEGGKTGFTSIVTGILFLISIFFAPLFVAVPSSATAPTLIYVGFLMFKGIKNIDLTNTTETIPSFLTLILIPLSYSIGSGLSIGIVSYVIIKIIYDLIIGEVPKISPLIIILAFIFIIKLIFYH; from the coding sequence ATGAAAGAAACATTACTTTTTCAATTCAAAAATAATACTATTAATTACAAACAAGAAATATATGCTGGCATTACCACTTTCCTAAGCATGGCCTATATAATAGCCGTAAATCCAGCTATACTTTCAAATACAGGTATGCCTTCAGGAGCTTTAGTAACTGCAACTTGTTTTATATCAGCATTTTCTACAATACTTATGGGTGTTTATGCCAACACTCCCTTAGCACTATCTTGTGGGATGGGTCTTAATGCTTTTTTTGCCTTCTCAATAGTAATAGGAATGAATATTCCTTGGCAAGTAGCTCTTTCTGCTGTTTTTATTGAAGGTATTCTTTTTATTATTCTATCTTTAACAAAGATAAAAGAAAGTATCATAAACTCAATACCTATGAATTTAAAATATGCTACCTCAGTTGGTATAGGACTATTTATAGCTTTCATTGGCTTTGTAAATAGCGGAATTATCATTAAAAATGAAGTGACTCTTATTGGACTTGGACAATTTAATAATATAAAAGTGTATATTACATTTATAGGACTTTTTTCAATAATATTCTTAGCACACTATAAGATAAGAGGCAGTATATTGTACTCAATCATTATAACAACAGCAATAGCTTGGAGTTATGCTCTTTTTTATGAAGAAAGAGCTAAAGCTGAAGGAATATATCTACCAGATGGTGTTTTAAGATATGAATCCATTACCCCTATATTTAATAAGCTAGACTTCTCTTATATAACAAAAGATAAAATATGGAGCTTTGTTTTTATAGTTCTGATTTTATTGTTTAATGATTTATTTGATACAGTAGGTACTATTATAGGAGTAGCTAAAGAAGGCAATATGTTAGATGACAAAGGAACTATCCATAACGCTGGAAAAATTTTATTAGTTGATGCTATTTCTACTACAGCTGGTGCCCTACTGGGAGTGTCTACTGTTACAACTTATATTGAAAGCTCCACAGGTATTGCTGAAGGAGGAAAGACAGGCTTTACATCAATTGTAACAGGAATATTATTCCTAATATCAATTTTCTTTGCACCTTTGTTTGTTGCTGTTCCATCAAGTGCAACAGCTCCTACCCTAATATATGTAGGGTTTTTGATGTTTAAAGGAATAAAAAATATAGATCTTACAAATACAACAGAAACTATTCCTAGCTTTTTAACACTAATCTTAATACCATTAAGCTACAGTATAGGCTCTGGACTTAGCATTGGAATAGTATCCTATGTGATAATAAAAATAATATATGATCTAATTATAGGAGAAGTACCTAAAATATCACCTTTAATCATTATATTGGCATTTATTTTTATAATTAAGCTGATTTTTTATCACTGA
- the nrdF gene encoding class 1b ribonucleoside-diphosphate reductase subunit beta: MVNSSDNNREAINWNRLNNEYTKMFWDQNIRQFWVDEEIPISGDKLVWETLSREERDVYEKVLGGLTLLDTEQGSVGMPRIALAIDNLDYKPVLGFMGAMEHMHAKSYSSIFSSLSNIDRIDNIFSWVKNYKNFQDKLDLILYKYNNINDNISLYKALCTSVFLETFLFYSGFFYPLYLAGQGKMINSGEIINLILRDESVHGVFVGLLAQEEFNKMTIREQEFAKKEAFSILDRLYGLEKTYTKELYSSIGLEAAVDIFVRYNADKALMNLGFDPIFNIKDIDVNPLVLNGLRTHTKTHDFFSTKGNGYIKPIKFEILQDDDFS, from the coding sequence TTGGTGAATAGTAGTGATAATAATCGAGAGGCCATAAATTGGAATAGGCTTAATAATGAGTATACTAAGATGTTTTGGGATCAAAACATAAGGCAATTTTGGGTAGATGAAGAGATTCCAATTTCTGGAGATAAACTTGTATGGGAAACCTTATCACGGGAAGAAAGAGATGTATATGAGAAAGTGTTAGGGGGTCTTACTTTACTTGATACAGAGCAGGGTTCTGTTGGCATGCCGAGGATAGCTTTAGCAATAGATAATTTAGATTATAAACCGGTTCTTGGGTTTATGGGTGCTATGGAGCATATGCATGCTAAAAGTTATAGTAGCATATTTTCAAGTTTATCGAATATAGACAGAATAGATAACATATTCAGTTGGGTTAAGAATTATAAAAATTTTCAAGATAAGCTGGATTTGATTTTATATAAGTATAATAATATTAATGATAATATAAGTTTATATAAGGCTTTGTGTACTTCCGTATTTCTTGAAACATTTTTGTTTTATTCAGGATTTTTTTACCCTCTCTACCTTGCAGGTCAGGGTAAAATGATAAATAGTGGTGAAATTATTAATTTAATATTAAGAGATGAGTCTGTTCATGGTGTATTTGTTGGTCTTCTGGCTCAGGAAGAATTTAATAAAATGACTATTAGAGAACAAGAATTTGCAAAGAAAGAGGCTTTTTCTATCTTAGATAGGCTTTATGGATTGGAGAAGACTTATACTAAGGAGTTATATTCTTCTATTGGACTTGAAGCCGCTGTTGATATTTTTGTTCGCTATAATGCCGATAAAGCCTTGATGAATTTGGGATTTGACCCTATCTTTAATATTAAAGATATTGATGTTAATCCTTTAGTTTTAAATGGCTTGCGGACTCACACAAAGACACATGACTTTTTCTCTACTAAGGGTAATGGATATATCAAACCTATTAAATTTGAAATTTTACAGGATGATGATTTTTCTTAA
- the nrdE gene encoding class 1b ribonucleoside-diphosphate reductase subunit alpha, with product MKHLELNNEIMVLKDGFYRLEKDLEALSVFLEEVKIKSLQFSDPNERMHYLIDNNYYENFYEKYSREEILEIYELIKLENFSFKSYMSASKFYKDYALKNNDRSIYLEGYEDRIIAVSLSLAGGDFSFAKVLAVEMIKQRYQPATPTFLNAGKKVRGELVSCFLLEVEDSLNSITFNIASAMQLSKIGGGVALNLSNIRAVGEEIRGIQNVAKGVIPVMKLLEDGFNYADQMGQRNGAGAVYLSIFHYNIEEFLDTKKINADEKSRIQTLSLGIIIPDKFFDIAREGGNFCAFAPHSLFKETGRHLSDIDFDKDYDELANNPSILKKEISARDMLVRIAKLQFESGYPYIMYSTACNLNNPLKGIGRIKMSNLCTEIFQIQTPSVISDYGDGDQIGYDISCILGSLNIVNVINGDFEHTVDVAMRALTAVVSIVDIKNAPSVRKANEDYHSVGLGVMNLHGFLIKNKISYESLEACDFVRTFFMMLNFYSLKSSMNIAKERGKTFKDFKKSEYYNGNYFNMYLSEDFTPRTEKVKKIFSGMRIPVKVDWEILKEEVKKHGLYHSYRLAVAPTQSISYIQNATTSLMPIVELVEARIYGNSTTYYPMPYLSRENATLFKSAYYMDMTKLIDLISEAQRHVDQGISTLLYVTSEASTRDLVKLYIYAKNKGLKSLYYTRNKNLSVEECILCAI from the coding sequence ATGAAACACTTAGAATTAAATAATGAGATTATGGTTTTAAAAGATGGCTTTTATAGACTAGAGAAAGACCTTGAGGCTTTAAGTGTTTTTTTGGAGGAAGTTAAGATTAAATCTTTACAATTTAGTGATCCAAATGAGAGGATGCATTATTTGATTGATAATAATTATTATGAGAATTTTTATGAAAAATATTCCAGAGAAGAAATACTTGAAATATATGAACTTATTAAGCTTGAGAATTTTAGCTTTAAATCTTATATGAGCGCTTCTAAGTTTTATAAAGACTATGCTCTTAAGAATAATGATCGTAGTATTTATTTGGAAGGATATGAGGATAGAATAATTGCAGTTAGCCTTTCTCTTGCAGGAGGAGACTTTAGTTTTGCTAAGGTTCTTGCCGTGGAGATGATTAAACAACGATATCAACCCGCAACTCCTACATTTTTAAATGCTGGAAAGAAAGTTAGGGGTGAGCTTGTATCTTGTTTTTTGCTTGAAGTAGAGGATTCTCTTAATAGCATTACATTCAATATTGCATCTGCTATGCAACTTTCGAAGATTGGCGGTGGGGTTGCTTTAAATCTTTCAAATATTAGAGCTGTAGGGGAGGAAATAAGAGGTATCCAAAATGTTGCAAAGGGTGTAATTCCAGTTATGAAGCTTTTAGAAGATGGATTTAATTATGCAGATCAAATGGGACAAAGAAATGGAGCTGGTGCTGTATACTTAAGTATTTTTCATTATAATATAGAAGAATTTTTAGACACAAAGAAAATAAATGCTGATGAAAAAAGTCGTATTCAGACATTATCATTGGGTATAATAATTCCAGATAAGTTTTTTGATATTGCTCGTGAAGGCGGTAATTTTTGTGCATTTGCGCCCCATTCACTTTTCAAAGAGACTGGCAGGCATTTAAGTGATATTGATTTTGATAAGGATTATGATGAATTAGCAAATAATCCAAGTATTTTAAAGAAAGAAATTTCTGCTAGAGATATGCTTGTTCGTATTGCTAAATTACAGTTTGAATCTGGGTATCCTTATATAATGTACTCCACAGCATGTAATTTAAATAATCCACTTAAAGGAATAGGTAGAATTAAGATGTCTAATCTTTGCACGGAGATTTTCCAGATCCAAACCCCATCTGTTATTTCTGATTATGGTGATGGAGATCAAATAGGCTATGATATTAGTTGTATTTTGGGTTCTCTAAATATTGTTAATGTAATAAATGGTGATTTTGAGCATACAGTAGATGTTGCCATGAGAGCGTTAACTGCTGTTGTTAGTATTGTGGATATTAAGAATGCTCCTAGTGTTAGGAAGGCAAATGAAGATTATCATTCTGTTGGTCTTGGTGTAATGAATTTGCATGGATTTTTAATTAAAAATAAAATCTCTTATGAGAGCCTTGAGGCTTGTGATTTTGTTCGTACTTTTTTTATGATGTTAAATTTTTATTCTTTGAAAAGTAGCATGAATATTGCAAAGGAGAGAGGAAAGACTTTTAAAGATTTCAAGAAAAGTGAATATTATAATGGAAATTATTTTAATATGTATTTGAGTGAAGATTTTACACCTAGAACAGAAAAGGTTAAAAAAATCTTTAGTGGAATGAGGATTCCTGTTAAAGTTGATTGGGAGATACTTAAAGAAGAAGTCAAAAAACATGGCCTTTATCATTCTTATAGGTTAGCTGTAGCACCAACTCAGAGTATATCTTATATACAAAATGCGACAACATCTCTTATGCCTATTGTTGAATTAGTTGAAGCTAGAATTTATGGGAATTCTACTACATACTATCCAATGCCTTATCTTAGCAGAGAAAATGCTACTCTTTTTAAATCAGCTTACTATATGGACATGACAAAATTAATAGATCTCATAAGCGAGGCTCAGCGACATGTTGATCAGGGAATTAGTACTCTTCTTTATGTTACAAGTGAAGCTAGTACTAGGGATCTTGTAAAGCTTTATATTTATGCTAAGAATAAAGGACTTAAAAGTTTATATTATACAAGGAATAAAAATTTGTCCGTAGAAGAATGTATTCTTTGCGCAATATAA
- the nrdI gene encoding class Ib ribonucleoside-diphosphate reductase assembly flavoprotein NrdI, which yields MYASKTGNINRFISKTGLKDILHIKTGCEIVSNSYILLTYTTSFGKVPAEVEKFLVHNWKLMIGVAGSGNKNWGDSFCNAVNLIRSKYRVEEILKFELAGNIYDVKNFKERIYNETLRIK from the coding sequence GTGTATGCTTCAAAGACAGGAAACATAAATCGATTTATTTCCAAGACTGGTTTAAAAGATATTTTACACATAAAGACAGGCTGTGAGATTGTAAGTAATTCTTATATTTTACTTACTTATACGACTTCTTTTGGCAAAGTACCTGCTGAAGTAGAAAAGTTTTTGGTGCACAACTGGAAATTGATGATAGGAGTTGCGGGAAGTGGGAATAAGAACTGGGGTGATTCTTTTTGCAATGCTGTTAACCTAATAAGAAGCAAATATAGGGTTGAGGAAATATTAAAGTTTGAGCTTGCAGGAAATATATACGATGTTAAAAATTTTAAGGAAAGGATTTACAATGAAACACTTAGAATTAAATAA
- the thyX gene encoding FAD-dependent thymidylate synthase, translating into MHEYVQAAEEILDKKYKVLDKGFLMLIDYMGSDNRIVNAARVSYRDTKVKRDNAGLIDYLIRNEHTSPLEQVVFTFHVKAPIFVARQWMRHRTSRINETSGRYSEMREEFYVPSRCSINKQSSTNKQGRSSMKVDDEMAEALISDLEEHHRQSYKIYHNMIEKDISREVSRIVLPLSLYTEWYWQIDLNNLFNFVKLRASSHAQWEIREYATLILEILEKVVPLATASFKKHILDGVMLSVDELREIKKLINLSELNLSDIELKRLKEKLDL; encoded by the coding sequence ATGCATGAATATGTACAAGCAGCAGAAGAAATATTAGATAAAAAATATAAAGTTTTAGATAAGGGATTCTTAATGCTTATTGATTATATGGGTAGTGATAATCGAATAGTTAATGCTGCTAGAGTTTCTTACAGAGATACCAAAGTAAAGAGAGATAATGCGGGTCTTATTGATTATCTTATAAGAAATGAGCATACAAGCCCACTTGAGCAAGTAGTTTTTACTTTTCATGTAAAAGCCCCAATATTTGTTGCAAGGCAGTGGATGAGGCATAGGACATCAAGAATTAATGAAACTTCTGGTCGTTATAGTGAGATGAGAGAAGAATTTTATGTACCTTCTAGGTGTTCTATTAACAAACAGAGTTCTACTAATAAACAGGGTCGTTCTAGTATGAAAGTTGATGACGAGATGGCCGAGGCTTTAATTAGTGATTTAGAGGAGCATCATAGGCAATCTTATAAGATTTATCATAATATGATAGAAAAAGATATTTCAAGAGAAGTGTCAAGAATAGTTTTACCTTTAAGTTTATATACTGAATGGTATTGGCAAATTGATTTGAACAATTTATTTAATTTTGTTAAGCTTAGAGCATCGTCTCATGCTCAATGGGAAATAAGAGAATATGCTACTTTGATATTAGAGATTTTAGAAAAGGTTGTTCCTTTGGCTACTGCTAGCTTTAAGAAACATATATTAGATGGAGTTATGCTTTCAGTAGATGAATTGCGTGAGATTAAAAAATTGATAAATCTATCTGAGCTAAATTTATCAGATATCGAACTTAAGAGATTAAAAGAAAAACTTGATTTATAA